From the genome of Leptotrichia sp. HSP-342:
GATTAGTACATTAATTTCAATCCTAATCCTGCTTTAAAGTTATGTCCTTGTGTATCATATCCTGTATTAACAGTTAATCCCACTCTTCCATTATCCAATCCAAATTTCAAGTCAGATTTGAAGTTTCCTCTTCTATCTTCTTTATCACCTTTGATTGTGTAATAGTCTGTCCAAGCTCCTCTGATTCTTGCTTCGTTTTCTACATTGTTAATTCTTCCAAGTTCGTTTTCGTAGCTGAATCCAAGGTTTGCAGTAAAGTTAGTGTTCTTGAATACAGGTTGACTGTAACTGAAATCAATTCCAGCTTTAGGTTTGATTGAGTAGTAGTCATCACTCTTAATATCAAGTGCCATGTCTCCATCTTCATGGATTCCTGAGAATCTTCCATATTCAAAGTTTAATCCTATACTTGGAGTTATACTGAATCCTTTATTAAGTCTGAATACTTTTTGAAGATTTGCATTAACTCCTGCACCATAAGTATAATAATCAGATTTAGCTCTGAATTCTTTGTCGACTACCCAGTATCTACGTTTAGTGTTAGTTCTTCCGAAGAATCCATCTCCACCTATAGTTAACGTAAATGTTCCATACTCATCAAGTGGTGTTTGTTTATACAATCCTGATTTAAGCATTGCTTGATTTTCATATGATCTTGCAAGATCTTTAAATGTGAAGTAATTATTTACTGCACCTACATAGAATCCTGAACCTTCACCTAATCTAACTGTTTCATCTCCATGTAAATATACGAATCCTCCTGCATTACTTTCCCAATCAGGTTGTCCTGCTGTATCTGTCTTATACTCATTCTTTTGTCCGAATGCTTTGAATTTATTTGAATCTTTAGTAGCGTTTCTTTCACTTCTTAATTGAGCTACTTCACCACTAAGGATATCTGATGTTGCTTTAGTTCTTTGTTGGATTCCACCATAAATGTGTCCTCTCATTTGATCAAACGCTTGAGCAAGGATATGTCCTTCACCATTACCTAAGCTATTAAGTTTATTGAAGATCATTTTTTCTTCACTTCCAGGTCTTGCAATCTCATAAAGATTATCAAGGTTGTTAGTAAAGTTAATTAATGACTTATCATCGTCGAATGCAAATGAGTGATATGGAACTTTACTCATATACAATTCTCTAATTTGGTTATTGTCATCAATATTTGCAGAAACTTGCCATGTTAAGCTTGCTGATAATGGATTTACAGTAGCTCCTCCAGGCAATCTTCTCAATGCATCATTAAATGGTTTCAAGAATGAACTTCTTTCGATTGTTCCATCAGGATGTGTAATATCTCCAAATCTTAATGCTTTTGCATTTGTATACATTGTAGCTTCTGTACCGAAGTATAAATCAACTTTTCCTAAGTGTGTTAAGTTTTCAATACCATTTATAGGATTTGTATATCTAACACCTGATGTATCTACATACATTCCAATATTTGTTACTTCAGAAAGTTGATTTGTACGGTAGCTTGGCCATGCAGGGTTTCCAAATTCATCTCTAGTAGAAAGATCAATAATTCTAGTTCCACCTGTTTGAATACTATTTGTAAGAGTTATGTTACGTGCCCATTCTCCTATATTCTTAGCATCTGTATCAATATTTGTTATAGGTACTTGCACACCATCAATTGTAACTGTTGTAAGAGGTACAATATCAGGTCTTGTTATTGTAGTTCCTACACCTGTAGTCTTAGGATTTCCATTGCTTCCTTCTACAATTGAACTTTCAGATCCACCATACAGATCAGTTGCACCTTTACCGTCATTTCTTCCGTTATCTGCATCAGTCTTACCATTTAATTCTCCTGCAGTCTTAGCAGTTGCGTATCTTGAATCTTCAGATGTAACGTGAATAACATTTCCAGAACCATCTACAACGAATTTAGATTTATCTGTAACAATACCAGTTGAACCTGTTCCTGTTACGTTGATTACCCCATAGTTCTTAATGAATCCACCGTTTATCGCGATAACACCTTTAAGATTTTGAGCATTACCTGTGATTACTCCTGTAGATTCATTTACTCCCATAGCTCCTCTGTCGATATACATTCCAATCGCACTATCTCCAATCAGGTTAATAGTACCATAGTTTCTAGCTATTGAACCTTTACCTGTTGCTAACATACCGATTCCTGCTTTTTCTTGTACGTTGATTACTCCATGGTTTTCAATGTTTCCTTGTCCACTAGTTCTATCGTATACAGTTTCACCTTTACTGTTTGTTCTGTAATGGTTACGTCCTGCTCCCATACCTACTGAATACATTAAGTTTACAGTATCTGAAAGACCTGTTGTTATTGTTCCATAGTTTTTAGAAGCAACTGCAGTATTTTCAGATATAATACCCACATTACCATATCCTACAGCTTCATGAGTAGGATCTAGGCTACGTTTAGCAAGGTCATATTGGGATCTTAAATCAATAGTTCCTTTGTTTACTACGCTACCTTTTGTATAGTATGCAGTATTGTAATCTCCATCCATTGTAACATTTGCATACGATGTTGCATCTGATGCGTCATCTGCTGAGTAATAGTACACAGAGTTACCTTGTTCATATATTTCTAAAGGTCTTCTAGCTGGATTTTCTGTTGGTTTTGTAGATTTTACATGACCGCCTTGGTTGTTATCAGTAGAGTATGCAAGTTTAATTACAGGTGCATTTCCAGCTTCTCCAATTGTTACATTAGTATAGTTTCCTATGCTTCTTCCACCTGTTCTTTCAGCAAGAACAATTCCGTGTGAGAATCTATCAATTTCCATATTTGCACTTACATTTACGTTTCTTGAAGTATTTGAGAAATCTCTATTAGAATCAATATATACACCAATTGCAGAATCACGTTCTCTTCCAAGTTGAGATAACAAATCGTTAGGTTGTGCATATCCATTAGGTACCCCTGCACTTTGCTGTCTAGTTAATGTATATGGATTTCCATCTACATCAAGTCCTGTTGGTTGTATATGTCCAAGTACAGTATCATTACCTACTTTAATATCTGATTTTTTGATTTCTACATTTCCATCACCAGAGTAAATACCGTAACTGTTTCTATTTACTACAAACAATGAGTTAGTACCGTCAGCTTTTGCACCTGTAGTGATGTTATGTCCATAGATAGACCAGCTTCCGATATTTCTTGCACTTGTAGTATTTGATTTACCACTTGTAGTATCTCCTATCTTAATATCTCCATGATGTTCGATTGATCCAGAGTATCTGTCCATGTTATTTGAACGTATTCCAACATTGACTTTCTTCATATCTTCACGTGTCACATCAGAAGCTTTTGCTGGCATTAATGATTCATTAAGCTTGATATCTCCCCAGTTTATAAAGTTACCTCTATTTACTACAGCTCCATATGCTCTAAGGTTTGTAACTGAACTTGAATCCTCTTCAATATTTCCTTTATTTATAACTGTATCATTTACTAGAGGAGTAGCAGTATTTAGACCAGTATTAACTAATATTCCTGCAATACCTTTAGATGTTCCAGCATGAGAATTAGCTCTTTCATTTACTAAATTAACTTTATTTGTGGCAGATGCTGCAGCTTTATTTGAGAATAAAATATCAAGATCATTTTGTGCAGTTGTAACAAGTGAGTTATTTCTAGATCCAAATGCCATTGCGAATGCATTTTTATCGTTAGCACCGTTATAATTGTATTGGAATTTCTTCAGATGGCTTGAGTTTGTACCTACTGCTACATTTGTTGCATCCATTCCCCATAATCCTACTCCGTTATCTTGAGTTTCAACAGTGAAAGTATTAGAGTTTAGTGTGATATTAGTAGCTTCAGCAAAAATACCTACTCCATTTTTACCAGTAAGAATATTATTATTATTAGCACCAAATTGTCCTATATTAGTATTACTACGACTGTTTAATGTAAGGTTTCCACCAGCATTTGTAGCATTTGTAGCAGCATTATAGTTTCTATTGCTATTTACAACTGCGATACCTACACCACGTGCGTCATTATTTGTAACATTAGTATTTTGTACATCTATACCAGCTGCAGAGAGTCCGGCATCATTATATGTTACGTTGATATCAGATCTTAATGCATTCCCTCTATTTTCTGCATAAATACCTACAGCAAGATCTCCTTCGGCTTTAATCTTACCATTAATGTTCAAAATATTTATTTTGTTGTATGAAATAGACTCATCAGCATTCTTATCATAAGTTGCACGAGCATCTGAGATACCTACGATACCATAGTTTTCACCGCTTGGTGTTGATTCAGCAGTTGCTGAGAATCCTCTGTTTGCTCTTAGTGTAGACAATGAACTGTTAGCATTATATTTACCTGTTATTGTAATTTCACCGCTATTTGAGATGTTACTTGAGTCTGTTGCAAATATTCCATATCCATGATCTACAGTAATTTTTGCATTAGTTTTATTTTGTGCTGTTCCGAATATCACATTAATACCAGCAATATCAACTTTAGTACCGTTATGTCTAGTTCCTCCCCAAACATTAATCTCTCCAGAGTTTATAATTCCTGATTGATCAGCACTTGTTTTTTCCCAAACAGATTTCCCATTTACATCACCATCAAGATTTCTCCAACGACGAAGTGAATTTGCCATGCTAAGTCCTTGACCAGCTCTATATCCAGTAGCTATATCTCCAAATACTTTCTTATTAGCATCAATTTCGATTATTGTACTTTCCATAGAGATATCATTAAATGGATCATTTAATTTACTGCTATCATTATTTGAAGTTAATTTAACATCTTCAAGGTTTGTCTTATCAGCTGAAATTACTAAATGACCATTAAGTATTGTACTCTTAAATCTATTACCAACATCTGTACTGGTATCAGTAGCCGTATTAGGTGCAGTTGCAAATTTTTTGTTTTGAATTTGCATTCCTTCTGCATAAAATTTACCTATACTATCTAGATAACTAGCCGTACCTGTTGGTGATGTTCCTGCTGCATTTGTATTACCTAGATTATTCCATACTAACTTACCTGATGGTTGATTTATAATACCTAATTGAACTGCATAGTCATCATTCATAATAGCTGCTCTTACATTTTCCATTCCACGGTATTTAGCTCTATTATATTTTCCACCTGAATCTGCAGTATCTTTTGCATAATAATCTCTGATCAGTTCATAGCTTTGTCCTACTGTATAAGGTGCAGCTCCATTTCTACCATAAACGTTACCTGATAGAAGAATACCATCATACATATCTATGTTTGTATATCCTGCAGCAGTTTGATCGTTAAATGTAATTCCTGCATTATCAATATCTGATCGTCCTTCATAGGCTCCACGGTCTACATAGAATGGCGTAGTATTAGTGTGATCATTTGCAACACCTACACCATTTCCTCTACCATATCTTGCTACAGAAGAACTTGCATCGACACCTGTTACAGCTTGAGTAACAGAACCAACTTTAGATTTTGTAGAAACTGTATTTCCTACATTATTTTGATTTATGATGTCTCCTGCAAAGTAAATTTGCCCATTCTTTTCAGCAAATAATGCACCATGTTCACCTGAAATTACTGTAACACTTGCTTTCGTCGTAGTACTATCTTTTGAGAATCTTACTGATGAAGATATTTTATTTGTTGGATTGTTTGCATCAACTGTACCTTTCGCATAAGCTCCCATTCCATATATTAATGAAGATTTTGCTGCTGCTGGTGCTGTAGTTAATCCTTCTTTAGAACTTTCTGATCTTTCAGCTTTCTCAATAACAACAGATCCACCATCAATTGCAACAGCACCTATATTTTGATAAGTGTTTGCTAATTTAGAATCAGTAGCTACTAGTAATCCGTTTAGATTTCCAGCTCCATCATTAACAGTAGTATTTAATAAGTTATTATCTGCGGCTATCATTTGACCTTTTATTAAAATTGACGATGCATTGGCGTTAATAGCATCTTGCCCATCAGCATAACCAATTATTGAACGATATCCTCCTGCTCTTACATTTGCGGATGTTACTTTCCCACCTTTAGTAGCAAGAAGTGCTGTTCCTTCACGTGATACTAAGTCAACTCCTACTGCTGTAGTGTCAATTTCTGATCTGAATGCTGCAGATGGAAGGTTATAATATCCTGATAGTCTTCCATTAAATGTTCCAGTTGCATAAGCATACACTGAATTTTTTGAAGTTACTTTATCTGGAACATTATATCCAAAGTCTGAAGTTCCATTTTTAACATTAACTCCATCTGAAACTATATTAGATCCACCATTATTAGTATAATGGTTTCCAGCAACTACAACCTTAGTTCCATTCTCAGACCAAATTACAGTACTATCATTAGCTTTTTCATTAAGACCTATGTTTAATCCACCAAATTTAAGATCTGATAATTGGTCTGTACCGATAAATCCAACTATACCTTTTGTTAGATCTGATCTTTGTCCAGTATTTGCATATACCCCAACACTTCCAGCAGAATCTAATCCAGAACCTGTATCTGCTCCAATTACACCCTGTACAGATATTTTATTTGTACCTGTCAAATTAAAGACACCTGAGTCTACTTTGGTTCTATCAATTAGATTAAAAGTATTATTGTCTCTATTATTTTGGTAAGTTCTATTATTAAAGGCTAAGATCGCACTATTAGTACCATTCATGCTTACGTAGTCTAATCTTAATTTTCCGTCATTTACATAACCTAAATTTTCATATCCAATACCTCTGTTACCAGATATTCTGATTACCCCTGTATCATTAGAAGCTACAGGTACATGACCTAATTGATTGCTTAATGTAAAAGTATCCGCAAATGCATTGTTTAAGATACCAACATTATTAGCTCCTCCAGTAAGGGATATATTCCATCCTTTGTTACTACTTCCTTGTGTTATTGTTAAAGTCTTACCTAAGGTAGCTACATTATGTCCACTTTGGATATTAATACCAATATTATTAGCTCCATATCCAGTTATTCCTGTAGCTTGACCAGATCCACTATCACCTTCCATAATTAATTTATTGTTATGATCTCTGTTTCTTATTGTGATAAATACATCATCACCTGCGTCTCCTGAACCTGTTTGGATTTGAGTTGCCTTACCAATGTTAACATCTCCATTATACATAAAGATTCCAGTACCAGTACCATCTGCTGTTCCATTAGTTGAACCTATATTTATTGTTGTATTTTCAATTTTTTCAATTTTTGCTTGATCAGTATAACTATCTCCTACTAAGATACCAATATTACCGTTCTTTCCTCTAGCATTTCCATTAACATTGATAATAGTATTATCGATTGAAGCGATGGTTCTGTCGTTACCAACATAGATACCAGTATTATTTGCATCTGTTGTTAAAGCTGGTGATGTATTTACATCAAAAGTCATATTTGAAATCGTTACTTTATCACCAGTAGCACCACCAGCACCACCATAAGAACTACCTACAACATAGACACCATTACTGCTTGTTGCACCTGTAGCAAGAGGAGTTATGGCTCCGATTCTAACTGTACCATTTTTCAGATCTAATTTACCACCTAGTGCATAAATTCCATTTGAATTTGTTCCACCATCTAGATAGAAGTTTGTACCATTAACTGTTGCGACTTTTCCAGCTATACTTAAATAGATACCGTTATTGCTATTTCCAGTATTTGTGAAACTACCCCCTGAAACACCTAATGAAGCACCATCTAATATTCTTAAGCCATTACTTTCACCACTTTCTACATTAAAGTGCGTATTGCTTATTACATGGGCCCCTGTAGCACCTGTATCAATAAAGATACCATTGTTTCTCGATCCTGTGCCTTTTACAGTGAATGATGCATTAGATACGTCCAGGATACCTTTTTTAGTATAAATACCATTACTGTAACTAGGATTACCTCCTGAATTTCCTACAATAAATGTTGGAGTAGTACCAGTTCCGAAATTATAACCTATTGTTAATTTAGCTGCATCTTGGATGTTAATACCGTTTGAATAATTGTTATTTACATGAAAATGAGTTCCTGTAGATTTAATATTCTTACCAGTCGAATTTATGTATATACCATTAGATCTAGCTGAATTTATAGTAAACGTACCATCTTCTGTTTCTACAACACCTGTACTTGTTATACCATTTGCCCCTTCAGTTAGCGGTGCTGTTGTAGATGTTGCATTTGTAGTAAGCACAAAATCTGTTTTCTTAGTTTTTACTGTACCGTCATTACTTCTAATACCATTCGAATTTGTTGCATTTACAGTAATTGTACCTAATTCTGTAGTAATAGTTCCTTTTCCGTGATTATTAATACCATTTGAATTTCGTCTATTAATATCAATATCAACTTTATAAGTATCTATTGTTCCTGTATCTAAATTCATAATACCATTTGAGTCTTTTTGACTTACAACTATAGAACCTTTTCTCAATGAAATTGGCTTAGCTTTTACATTTACTATACCATTTGAACCAGTTGGTACAGGAGAAGTTCCCTCTGTAATGTTTATTTCAAAGTTTACTGCATCAAGTGTAGTTGCATTCTGGTCATTATAGATACCAGTATTACCTGAACGTTTCAAATTAATTATATTTTTATCAGTACCATTACTCAATAGGTATAAACTTCCATCATT
Proteins encoded in this window:
- a CDS encoding autotransporter-associated N-terminal domain-containing protein, whose protein sequence is MSNNLRQIAKDLRSFVKRCKDVHYSDSLLITFLVTGMLTIAPKTLRADVVQEQQEVSSQAYESIMDLRQSFLRARQENEKSLKGAERELVMLMEQGEHVIKSPWASFQYATGFTNNDWRTSYRGRGGKYLEYFRRNNDLTKYVFDAKKNAYGATRLNLPRNQEPNSLAINPANIHEPYRPYEIDRLDSLSLPTAPEYTYAVESPVGTNVSLTPSNNFIHAPRAISTTVDRATFSLDNNNTGNGTGHKSWTYLSNTSNTVENAGLASNSSVGTANDSSASTAAGVNPSVSATMPTEATFLTANSAGTPQSEVYNLRRWARYTNPMKFSTITQLTGGTFYLGNADSEGKTVSGWFYNGAGGKAKIRYDNVSTNVSSDTWGEDDDSGGSGNTVTVTASSSVSDIEKMLTTRYIAQSPQTPWAVALARVQAQANITHHPAIPIPPSPAYYSWNSVDGIVGGNSYMLNDSYTYYTANHTGVNAAVHATSTMSNFDNNTFHIGGTTARIGLAVGGGTNSNTVTANGNKFEIETKTGHNAVAVFRTTTTVGTYNDTSSKYILESKASGSNGIYNEGGYVNLTTPTFNIASAGSNGILNKAGAGTDGVLTTDGGSFYVSGAGSNIITNLATATTKDGTFIVDATGSNAIYSNKKLIVRGGTFELRTNGSNLIVNTGTGDALITNTTGNREKFTLNLNATGSSAIYNGNGTDAATLSVAGREFDINSKNSNAINNLKASTTKIQDNIFNIDNNDSNAIRNDGSLYLLSNGTDKNIINLKRSGNTGIYNDQNATTLDAVNFEINITEGTSPVPTGSNGIVNVKAKPISLRKGSIVVSQKDSNGIMNLDTGTIDTYKVDIDINRRNSNGINNHGKGTITTELGTITVNATNSNGIRSNDGTVKTKKTDFVLTTNATSTTAPLTEGANGITSTGVVETEDGTFTINSARSNGIYINSTGKNIKSTGTHFHVNNNYSNGINIQDAAKLTIGYNFGTGTTPTFIVGNSGGNPSYSNGIYTKKGILDVSNASFTVKGTGSRNNGIFIDTGATGAHVISNTHFNVESGESNGLRILDGASLGVSGGSFTNTGNSNNGIYLSIAGKVATVNGTNFYLDGGTNSNGIYALGGKLDLKNGTVRIGAITPLATGATSSNGVYVVGSSYGGAGGATGDKVTISNMTFDVNTSPALTTDANNTGIYVGNDRTIASIDNTIINVNGNARGKNGNIGILVGDSYTDQAKIEKIENTTINIGSTNGTADGTGTGIFMYNGDVNIGKATQIQTGSGDAGDDVFITIRNRDHNNKLIMEGDSGSGQATGITGYGANNIGINIQSGHNVATLGKTLTITQGSSNKGWNISLTGGANNVGILNNAFADTFTLSNQLGHVPVASNDTGVIRISGNRGIGYENLGYVNDGKLRLDYVSMNGTNSAILAFNNRTYQNNRDNNTFNLIDRTKVDSGVFNLTGTNKISVQGVIGADTGSGLDSAGSVGVYANTGQRSDLTKGIVGFIGTDQLSDLKFGGLNIGLNEKANDSTVIWSENGTKVVVAGNHYTNNGGSNIVSDGVNVKNGTSDFGYNVPDKVTSKNSVYAYATGTFNGRLSGYYNLPSAAFRSEIDTTAVGVDLVSREGTALLATKGGKVTSANVRAGGYRSIIGYADGQDAINANASSILIKGQMIAADNNLLNTTVNDGAGNLNGLLVATDSKLANTYQNIGAVAIDGGSVVIEKAERSESSKEGLTTAPAAAKSSLIYGMGAYAKGTVDANNPTNKISSSVRFSKDSTTTKASVTVISGEHGALFAEKNGQIYFAGDIINQNNVGNTVSTKSKVGSVTQAVTGVDASSSVARYGRGNGVGVANDHTNTTPFYVDRGAYEGRSDIDNAGITFNDQTAAGYTNIDMYDGILLSGNVYGRNGAAPYTVGQSYELIRDYYAKDTADSGGKYNRAKYRGMENVRAAIMNDDYAVQLGIINQPSGKLVWNNLGNTNAAGTSPTGTASYLDSIGKFYAEGMQIQNKKFATAPNTATDTSTDVGNRFKSTILNGHLVISADKTNLEDVKLTSNNDSSKLNDPFNDISMESTIIEIDANKKVFGDIATGYRAGQGLSMANSLRRWRNLDGDVNGKSVWEKTSADQSGIINSGEINVWGGTRHNGTKVDIAGINVIFGTAQNKTNAKITVDHGYGIFATDSSNISNSGEITITGKYNANSSLSTLRANRGFSATAESTPSGENYGIVGISDARATYDKNADESISYNKINILNINGKIKAEGDLAVGIYAENRGNALRSDINVTYNDAGLSAAGIDVQNTNVTNNDARGVGIAVVNSNRNYNAATNATNAGGNLTLNSRSNTNIGQFGANNNNILTGKNGVGIFAEATNITLNSNTFTVETQDNGVGLWGMDATNVAVGTNSSHLKKFQYNYNGANDKNAFAMAFGSRNNSLVTTAQNDLDILFSNKAAASATNKVNLVNERANSHAGTSKGIAGILVNTGLNTATPLVNDTVINKGNIEEDSSSVTNLRAYGAVVNRGNFINWGDIKLNESLMPAKASDVTREDMKKVNVGIRSNNMDRYSGSIEHHGDIKIGDTTSGKSNTTSARNIGSWSIYGHNITTGAKADGTNSLFVVNRNSYGIYSGDGNVEIKKSDIKVGNDTVLGHIQPTGLDVDGNPYTLTRQQSAGVPNGYAQPNDLLSQLGRERDSAIGVYIDSNRDFSNTSRNVNVSANMEIDRFSHGIVLAERTGGRSIGNYTNVTIGEAGNAPVIKLAYSTDNNQGGHVKSTKPTENPARRPLEIYEQGNSVYYYSADDASDATSYANVTMDGDYNTAYYTKGSVVNKGTIDLRSQYDLAKRSLDPTHEAVGYGNVGIISENTAVASKNYGTITTGLSDTVNLMYSVGMGAGRNHYRTNSKGETVYDRTSGQGNIENHGVINVQEKAGIGMLATGKGSIARNYGTINLIGDSAIGMYIDRGAMGVNESTGVITGNAQNLKGVIAINGGFIKNYGVINVTGTGSTGIVTDKSKFVVDGSGNVIHVTSEDSRYATAKTAGELNGKTDADNGRNDGKGATDLYGGSESSIVEGSNGNPKTTGVGTTITRPDIVPLTTVTIDGVQVPITNIDTDAKNIGEWARNITLTNSIQTGGTRIIDLSTRDEFGNPAWPSYRTNQLSEVTNIGMYVDTSGVRYTNPINGIENLTHLGKVDLYFGTEATMYTNAKALRFGDITHPDGTIERSSFLKPFNDALRRLPGGATVNPLSASLTWQVSANIDDNNQIRELYMSKVPYHSFAFDDDKSLINFTNNLDNLYEIARPGSEEKMIFNKLNSLGNGEGHILAQAFDQMRGHIYGGIQQRTKATSDILSGEVAQLRSERNATKDSNKFKAFGQKNEYKTDTAGQPDWESNAGGFVYLHGDETVRLGEGSGFYVGAVNNYFTFKDLARSYENQAMLKSGLYKQTPLDEYGTFTLTIGGDGFFGRTNTKRRYWVVDKEFRAKSDYYTYGAGVNANLQKVFRLNKGFSITPSIGLNFEYGRFSGIHEDGDMALDIKSDDYYSIKPKAGIDFSYSQPVFKNTNFTANLGFSYENELGRINNVENEARIRGAWTDYYTIKGDKEDRRGNFKSDLKFGLDNGRVGLTVNTGYDTQGHNFKAGLGLKLMY